Proteins encoded together in one Entelurus aequoreus isolate RoL-2023_Sb linkage group LG20, RoL_Eaeq_v1.1, whole genome shotgun sequence window:
- the LOC133635758 gene encoding uncharacterized protein LOC133635758 isoform X4, with amino-acid sequence MCERTIAGYEEELCPTKEEKERQHQLLDAVFKKHQVVLHRADVQEHPHIKEEDPHSPCVKKEEEEPQPSHIKQEEEEVWISQEGECLLGQDEADLTKFPLTVVSVKTEDHEDKPPESSQLHHSPNIQQLVGHQEEHLPQSLEGSFTLKQEEPQPPHFKYEEAELGITQEGEKADLTKFPLTVVSVKTEDYEDKPPESSQLHHSPKIQAVENGWKYCYGVVA; translated from the exons atgtgcgaaagaacgatagcagggtacgaggaggaactttgtccaacaaaagaggagaaggagcgacaacatcaactactggacgctgttttcaagaaacatcaagttgtgttacacagagcAG ACGTCCAGGAgcacccccacattaaagaggaagatccACATTCCCCTTGTGtaaaaaaggaggaggaggagccacagccatCACACATTAaacaggaagaggaggaagtgtggatcagtCAGGAAGGAGAGTGTCTTCTCGGGCAGGacgaggctgatctcaccaagtttccactgactgttgtctctgtgaagactgaagaccatgaagacaaaccacctgagtcctcacagcttcatcacagtccaa ACATCCAGCAGCTGGTTGGTCATCAAGAAGAACATCTCCCCCAGTCTCTGGAGGGTAGCTTCACTTTGAAACAGGAGGAGCCACAACCCCCCCACTTTAAATATGAAGAGGCGGAACTcgggatcactcaggagggagagaaggctgatctcaccaagtttccactaactgttgtctctgtgaagactgaagactaTGAAGACAAACcgcctgagtcctcacagcttcatcacagtccta